In Pseudomonas fluorescens NCIMB 11764, a single window of DNA contains:
- a CDS encoding DUF2790 domain-containing protein codes for MKTLKIAMFLALAGVAAQAYSDETPTDAASQIPVESYSYGMKLDIQKIITVSDTGDECAPVPKQMTYEDSKGQRHILQYQVMGTGCSNG; via the coding sequence ATGAAAACGTTAAAGATCGCGATGTTTCTGGCACTTGCCGGTGTAGCCGCACAGGCCTACTCGGATGAAACTCCCACTGATGCGGCCAGCCAGATTCCGGTTGAAAGTTACTCTTACGGCATGAAACTCGACATCCAGAAAATCATTACCGTGTCCGATACAGGAGACGAGTGCGCGCCGGTGCCGAAGCAAATGACCTATGAAGACTCGAAGGGTCAACGCCATATCCTTCAGTACCAGGTGATGGGCACCGGCTGTTCGAATGGTTGA
- a CDS encoding efflux transporter outer membrane subunit → MKSHARFINGPQFKNTFGAMAALVFLTACTVGPDYQMQPPSTSQHYDQQAEQRLGQNGDKRIQPGRKVSGDWWSAFQSPKLDKVVRRAIDGNLELVAADATIRQAASSVAAAEGALYPQVDFGAQAGRQRVHTAKEPSVSNFYAIGPRVGFDLDAFGGNKRLVEQQQAFTDLQKHRYEAAYLTLTGSVASQALLVASANAQMQAVEKLLANDTKNLELVRLAHANGTTTQIDVSLAETRLAQDRTLLPPLAQQRDSARHALSILTGKGPGDWSAPDFDLAEFVLPANVPVSVPSEMAHDRPDVMQAEAELHMASAAVGVATANLYPHVTLSASLAQAASGNGGAALWGFAAGLAGPIFDGGTLKAERQAAVEGYNATLAGYQQTVISSFGQVADTLQAINHDAEENLAQEDALRAAETSLQLNRQAYTQGENSILQVLEAERAYQQALLGRIRVKTAQYLDTVRLYVALGGNSVGAFEQRVAYREGQKPSYQ, encoded by the coding sequence ATGAAATCCCATGCACGCTTCATCAATGGACCTCAGTTCAAAAACACCTTCGGTGCGATGGCGGCGTTGGTATTCCTGACTGCCTGCACCGTGGGCCCTGATTATCAGATGCAACCACCGAGCACGTCGCAGCACTACGATCAACAGGCCGAGCAGCGCCTTGGCCAGAACGGTGATAAGCGCATCCAGCCGGGTCGTAAAGTGAGCGGTGACTGGTGGAGCGCTTTTCAATCGCCGAAGCTCGACAAGGTGGTTCGTCGTGCCATTGACGGCAACCTTGAGCTCGTCGCGGCGGACGCCACGATCCGGCAAGCGGCGTCCTCGGTGGCGGCGGCGGAAGGCGCGCTGTATCCGCAGGTCGATTTTGGCGCCCAGGCCGGCCGGCAACGGGTACACACCGCCAAAGAACCGTCCGTGTCCAACTTCTATGCGATCGGACCCCGGGTTGGTTTCGACCTTGATGCGTTCGGTGGCAACAAGCGTCTGGTCGAACAGCAGCAAGCGTTTACCGATCTGCAGAAGCATCGCTACGAAGCGGCGTACCTGACGTTGACCGGCAGTGTCGCCAGTCAGGCGTTGCTGGTGGCTTCGGCCAATGCGCAGATGCAGGCCGTCGAGAAACTGCTGGCCAACGACACGAAGAACCTCGAGCTGGTGCGCCTGGCGCATGCCAACGGCACCACCACGCAGATCGATGTCTCGCTGGCTGAAACGCGGCTCGCGCAGGACCGTACGCTGTTGCCACCCCTCGCGCAGCAGCGCGATTCGGCACGTCATGCGTTGTCGATTCTGACCGGCAAAGGCCCGGGCGACTGGAGCGCGCCGGACTTCGACCTGGCCGAGTTTGTCTTGCCGGCCAACGTGCCCGTCAGCGTGCCTTCGGAAATGGCCCACGACCGGCCGGATGTCATGCAGGCCGAGGCGGAACTGCACATGGCCAGCGCGGCGGTTGGCGTCGCGACCGCGAATCTCTATCCCCACGTCACCCTGTCCGCGTCGTTGGCGCAGGCCGCTTCCGGCAACGGCGGTGCCGCACTCTGGGGGTTCGCGGCAGGGCTGGCGGGGCCGATTTTCGATGGCGGTACGCTCAAGGCTGAACGTCAGGCAGCGGTCGAGGGCTACAACGCGACGCTCGCCGGTTACCAGCAGACTGTGATCAGTTCGTTCGGCCAGGTCGCCGACACGCTGCAAGCCATCAACCATGACGCCGAGGAAAACCTCGCGCAGGAGGACGCGTTGCGCGCCGCTGAAACCAGCTTGCAGTTGAACCGGCAAGCCTACACCCAGGGCGAGAACAGCATTCTCCAGGTGCTGGAAGCGGAACGCGCCTATCAGCAGGCGTTGCTGGGTCGAATCCGCGTGAAGACTGCGCAGTACCTCGACACGGTTCGGCTGTACGTGGCGCTCGGCGGCAATTCCGTCGGTGCGTTCGAGCAACGGGTTGCTTATCGCGAAGGTCAGAAACCTTCGTATCAATAG
- the mug gene encoding G/U mismatch-specific DNA glycosylase — MSEGLEDILADHLAVIFCGINPGMMAAAQGHHFAGRGNRFWRTLHLAGFTPEEVRPENDRQLLQYQCGLTAVVDRPTARADQLSVDEFTAAAANFEQKIARHAPRFVAFLGKAAYCALSRQREIAWGLQPTTFGTATVWVLPNPSGRNLAFSQEQLVAAYRQLYLATHEGQPSTA; from the coding sequence GTGAGTGAAGGACTCGAAGACATTCTGGCCGATCATCTGGCGGTGATTTTTTGCGGGATCAACCCGGGCATGATGGCCGCGGCCCAAGGGCATCACTTTGCCGGCAGGGGCAACCGCTTCTGGCGCACGCTGCACCTTGCCGGCTTCACGCCTGAGGAAGTACGTCCGGAAAACGACCGGCAGCTTTTGCAGTATCAGTGTGGCTTGACCGCCGTGGTGGATCGGCCGACGGCGCGAGCGGACCAGCTCTCGGTAGATGAATTCACCGCCGCCGCTGCGAATTTCGAACAGAAAATCGCACGCCATGCGCCACGCTTCGTAGCGTTTCTCGGTAAAGCGGCGTATTGCGCGTTATCCCGCCAGCGAGAAATTGCCTGGGGCCTGCAACCAACGACGTTTGGCACTGCTACGGTGTGGGTGCTGCCCAATCCGAGCGGGCGCAACCTCGCCTTCAGCCAGGAACAGCTGGTGGCCGCTTACCGCCAACTCTATCTGGCCACCCACGAGGGCCAGCCATCGACCGCTTGA
- a CDS encoding DHA2 family efflux MFS transporter permease subunit, with protein sequence MNAPAGEGARALRFVALLATYMQSANLPVPNAVLRLIQGSLSMTDDQAGWIFTSYLAASAITMPIAQWLAARHGLKRVYQAALAFFVLGLVLGTMATTPLAFIGARIMQGLASGVLAPLSMAIALETLPAEKRAKFGATWTAVVLFGIVSGPSIGGWVGEHYGWRPIFYISLPLAAYIFLVMALWLKEKKAEKAPAFDFFGFGTFTLGLISLQMLLDRGERLDWFASTEIWLEALGCALGLYLFAVHVLTAKVHFLNKRLFDDRNFVLSTIIFFAVGFVLLSTMALTSPMLDEILGYPPDTTGSLTIPRGIGLVGAFVLMNRVPERFDRRWFVAAGVAVVIYANWLMLGYSPLMDWSPVAVAGAIQGIGIGVLMPSLTKVAFSTLDPALRPEGTGLFNLSRVYGSTLGVAIVQLFFFNNTQAMHMALVSNLTPYHAAVPTSLQALEGLNEMITGQAAFIAVVDQFKILLVAMLVVSPLVVFLRKPVPTN encoded by the coding sequence ATGAACGCCCCAGCGGGAGAGGGCGCCCGTGCGTTGAGGTTCGTCGCGCTGCTGGCGACTTACATGCAGTCGGCGAACCTGCCTGTTCCGAACGCGGTACTCCGGTTGATTCAGGGCAGCCTGTCGATGACCGACGATCAGGCCGGCTGGATCTTCACCTCGTACCTCGCGGCGAGCGCTATCACTATGCCGATCGCGCAGTGGCTCGCTGCGCGTCATGGCTTGAAGCGGGTGTATCAGGCAGCGCTGGCGTTTTTCGTGCTCGGTCTGGTGCTGGGAACGATGGCAACGACTCCGCTGGCATTCATCGGTGCGCGGATCATGCAGGGCCTGGCGAGTGGCGTGCTCGCGCCGCTGTCGATGGCGATTGCCCTGGAGACGCTGCCTGCCGAAAAGCGTGCGAAGTTTGGCGCAACCTGGACGGCCGTCGTGCTGTTCGGCATCGTCAGCGGCCCGAGCATCGGCGGCTGGGTTGGCGAGCATTACGGCTGGCGGCCGATCTTCTACATCAGCCTGCCGCTGGCGGCGTACATCTTCCTGGTGATGGCGCTGTGGCTCAAGGAGAAGAAAGCCGAGAAAGCGCCGGCGTTCGACTTCTTCGGCTTTGGCACTTTCACGCTGGGGTTGATCAGCCTGCAAATGCTGCTCGATCGCGGTGAGCGCCTGGACTGGTTTGCCTCTACCGAGATCTGGCTGGAAGCATTGGGCTGTGCGTTGGGGCTGTACCTGTTCGCGGTGCATGTACTGACGGCGAAGGTGCATTTCCTCAATAAGCGTTTGTTCGATGATCGCAACTTCGTGCTGTCGACGATCATCTTTTTTGCCGTCGGTTTTGTGCTGTTGTCGACTATGGCCCTGACCTCGCCGATGCTCGATGAAATTCTCGGCTACCCGCCGGACACGACGGGCTCGTTGACGATCCCGCGTGGCATCGGGCTGGTCGGTGCGTTTGTGCTGATGAACCGTGTTCCCGAGCGTTTCGACCGTCGCTGGTTCGTCGCGGCCGGGGTGGCCGTGGTGATTTACGCCAACTGGCTGATGCTCGGCTATTCGCCGTTGATGGATTGGTCGCCCGTGGCAGTGGCAGGCGCGATCCAGGGGATCGGCATTGGCGTCCTGATGCCGTCGCTGACCAAGGTCGCGTTCAGCACGCTCGATCCCGCGCTGCGCCCGGAAGGCACCGGCCTGTTCAATCTGTCGCGGGTCTACGGCAGCACCCTCGGCGTGGCGATCGTGCAGTTGTTTTTCTTCAACAACACGCAAGCGATGCACATGGCGCTGGTGAGCAATCTGACGCCGTATCACGCCGCGGTGCCGACGTCCCTGCAAGCGCTGGAGGGGCTCAACGAAATGATCACCGGCCAGGCGGCTTTTATCGCTGTGGTCGACCAGTTCAAGATTTTGCTGGTGGCGATGCTGGTGGTCAGTCCACTGGTTGTCTTTCTTCGCAAGCCCGTTCCGACCAACTAG
- a CDS encoding aldo/keto reductase yields the protein MSYEAFYDDLRDTRFALNHGAVEMPAVGFGTLFRDLSVTTQAVKEALDAGFRHFDCAERYRNEDSVGVAIKETLEGGKIRREDLFITTKLWNTNHRPDRVQPAFEASCRRLQVDYIDCYLIHTPFAFQPGDNQDPRDEQGNVIYDSGVTLIETWRALERLVDEGRCRSIGLSDVTLPALQAIVAEARIKPAVVQVESHPYLPEWELLEFCKQHGIIVLAFAPLGHGMEPNVLEDAVLTGIARRVQKTPAQVALAWSIQRGVAFLTTSATPSHIRENIDLSTLPHRAMLEIKEEITTRIRFNSVVETGVPGFIPRKQ from the coding sequence ATGTCTTACGAAGCTTTTTACGATGACCTTCGCGATACAAGATTTGCGCTGAATCACGGCGCTGTGGAAATGCCGGCGGTTGGATTTGGCACATTGTTCCGCGATCTCAGCGTCACCACTCAAGCGGTCAAGGAAGCCCTGGACGCCGGGTTTCGCCACTTCGATTGTGCCGAGCGTTATCGCAACGAAGACAGCGTCGGCGTGGCGATCAAGGAAACGCTGGAGGGTGGAAAGATCCGCCGGGAAGACCTGTTCATCACCACCAAACTGTGGAACACCAACCATCGTCCCGATCGGGTTCAACCGGCCTTCGAGGCCAGTTGCCGTCGCCTTCAGGTCGACTACATCGACTGCTACCTGATCCATACGCCGTTTGCTTTTCAACCGGGCGACAACCAGGACCCGCGGGATGAGCAAGGCAACGTGATCTACGATTCAGGCGTTACGCTGATCGAGACGTGGAGGGCGCTTGAGCGCCTGGTGGATGAGGGGCGATGCAGGTCCATCGGCTTGTCGGATGTCACGTTGCCGGCGTTGCAGGCGATTGTCGCCGAAGCGCGGATCAAGCCCGCCGTCGTGCAAGTCGAGTCCCATCCTTATTTGCCGGAGTGGGAACTGCTTGAGTTTTGCAAGCAACATGGAATTATCGTCCTGGCGTTTGCGCCACTCGGGCATGGCATGGAACCGAATGTACTGGAAGACGCGGTGCTTACCGGGATCGCCCGGCGCGTGCAGAAGACTCCGGCGCAAGTGGCACTGGCCTGGTCGATTCAACGCGGTGTTGCGTTCCTGACCACATCGGCCACGCCGAGCCATATCCGGGAAAACATCGATCTTTCCACTCTGCCGCACCGGGCGATGCTGGAGATCAAGGAGGAGATTACAACCCGGATACGCTTCAACTCGGTGGTGGAAACCGGTGTGCCGGGGTTTATTCCGCGCAAGCAGTAA
- a CDS encoding TetR/AcrR family transcriptional regulator: MAQNKTTEGKGRGRPRAYDPQTALQQALGVFWSTGYSGASLDSIATAAGMNRPSLYAAFGDKHALYIKALEQYWEFAAAAMQAALTDDELTLRQALTQFYEGQLAIYFSGDGQPRGCFAIGTATTEAVEDPEIREVLSERLSRLDADLETRLRAAIDKGELNKDVDPAALAVLASSLLHSISIRARAGKSRDELTELARNAVNVMCG; this comes from the coding sequence ATGGCACAAAATAAAACCACCGAAGGAAAAGGCCGCGGCCGCCCTCGCGCCTATGACCCGCAGACAGCGTTGCAGCAGGCGCTGGGAGTTTTCTGGAGCACCGGCTATTCCGGCGCCTCGCTGGACAGCATTGCCACGGCAGCGGGCATGAATCGCCCGAGCCTCTACGCCGCATTCGGCGACAAGCACGCGCTCTATATAAAAGCGCTTGAGCAGTACTGGGAATTTGCTGCGGCGGCCATGCAAGCGGCGCTGACGGATGATGAGCTGACACTGCGCCAGGCGTTGACGCAGTTCTATGAAGGGCAGTTGGCGATCTACTTCTCGGGTGACGGCCAGCCCCGTGGCTGCTTTGCGATTGGTACGGCGACCACTGAGGCGGTCGAAGACCCGGAAATTCGCGAGGTGTTGTCGGAACGGCTCAGCCGTCTGGATGCCGATCTGGAAACGCGGCTGCGGGCGGCCATCGACAAGGGTGAGTTGAACAAGGATGTCGACCCGGCCGCCCTCGCCGTCCTCGCGTCATCGTTGCTGCACAGCATTTCGATCCGGGCGCGGGCAGGCAAATCCCGCGATGAGTTGACGGAACTGGCACGCAACGCGGTCAACGTGATGTGCGGTTGA
- a CDS encoding HlyD family secretion protein, translating to MTRQFDIPATQTFEHPGPAHPDAPRKPLKERLRPLLMVGVPVLFAAYGYAHYLAGVPFVSTDNAYARVAKASINARISGQVVDIAVEDNQLVHKGQVLFRIDPKPLQIAVDRAEAQLSVARLRIDGLKASYRQQQAELQSARESANFDQKEFARKKALVASDFVSRAVYERADTDLKVARQRIASIEQQIANTVVALNGNPDIVADSHPTVREARAQLDEAQLYLSYATVYAPDDGIVAKVDDLQVGNYVNNGAPAFALLSEREIWIEANFRETEVTHMRPGQAATIRIDTYPDHVFKAHVTSMSPGAGSDFALLPPENATGNWVKVVQRVPVRLELDEMSPALPLYSGTSATVKVDTGYRTPWWHPLKALLSAGADS from the coding sequence ATGACCAGACAGTTCGATATTCCAGCCACACAGACCTTCGAGCATCCAGGGCCGGCCCATCCAGACGCGCCCAGGAAACCGCTCAAGGAAAGACTGCGGCCACTGCTGATGGTGGGCGTTCCGGTGCTTTTCGCGGCATACGGGTACGCACACTACCTGGCGGGGGTTCCGTTTGTTTCTACCGATAACGCTTACGCCCGGGTGGCAAAAGCGTCGATCAATGCACGCATCTCAGGGCAAGTGGTCGACATCGCAGTCGAGGATAACCAGCTCGTTCACAAGGGCCAGGTCCTGTTCCGCATCGACCCGAAACCGTTGCAGATCGCGGTTGACCGCGCCGAAGCACAGCTGAGCGTGGCACGGTTGCGCATCGACGGGCTCAAGGCCAGCTATCGCCAGCAACAGGCTGAGCTGCAATCGGCCAGAGAGTCGGCAAATTTCGATCAGAAAGAGTTCGCCCGCAAGAAGGCGCTGGTGGCTTCCGACTTTGTCTCGCGTGCGGTTTACGAGCGTGCGGACACCGACCTTAAAGTCGCACGGCAACGCATTGCGTCCATCGAACAGCAGATCGCCAACACGGTCGTTGCGTTGAACGGCAATCCCGACATCGTCGCCGATAGCCACCCGACGGTACGCGAAGCCAGGGCCCAGCTCGACGAGGCGCAGCTTTACCTCTCGTATGCCACGGTGTACGCACCGGACGATGGCATCGTCGCCAAGGTCGACGATTTGCAGGTCGGCAACTACGTCAACAACGGCGCGCCTGCCTTTGCGCTGCTGTCCGAGCGCGAGATCTGGATCGAGGCCAACTTCCGTGAAACGGAGGTGACGCACATGCGCCCCGGCCAGGCAGCGACCATTCGCATCGACACCTATCCCGATCACGTTTTCAAAGCCCACGTGACCAGCATGAGCCCTGGTGCCGGATCGGACTTCGCCTTGCTGCCGCCGGAAAACGCGACCGGCAACTGGGTCAAGGTGGTGCAGCGGGTGCCGGTTCGTCTTGAACTCGACGAAATGAGTCCGGCGCTGCCGCTGTACTCGGGCACCAGCGCCACGGTCAAGGTCGACACCGGATACCGCACACCGTGGTGGCATCCACTCAAGGCGCTGTTGTCCGCAGGTGCCGATTCATGA
- a CDS encoding PAS domain-containing protein encodes MDILNLLTNKAPPLTSTLSADGQLISLSPSLSDQLGYDPEALLNQPIERIFSVESLRAVQSLFANPPADEQVHSLELTLIRHNGGLLPVVACGLLEWRSVHPARLHLLKIPLGALGHRLREMHNANEVMSQMLQSAKVAYWCIEFAEAVDINTSPDEIVRQVFENDSHWRLCNRAMADVYEMPSDVDFNQQPVRLYWPRSPANEEFVRRLIEAGFHVDCALSVDRRHDGSPAYVENDVRATIVNGHLLRMWGSIRDVSQELRMQHDAEQRIDALRRVFDAVPDAVLVIDEHLQPQWRNAAFEETFGITHGDGIARLLLDNALPERTWHSLPLPDLSGRQLNFNVHCSRILIREGVAWRVAVLRESQGVRRAEELHP; translated from the coding sequence ATGGATATCCTGAATTTACTGACCAACAAGGCACCGCCGCTGACCAGCACCCTCAGCGCTGACGGGCAACTGATCAGCCTGTCCCCCAGCCTGAGCGATCAACTGGGCTATGACCCCGAAGCGCTGCTGAACCAGCCGATCGAGCGCATCTTCAGTGTCGAATCGTTGCGTGCCGTGCAGTCGTTGTTTGCCAATCCGCCCGCCGATGAGCAAGTGCACAGCCTGGAACTGACCCTGATTCGCCACAACGGCGGCTTGCTGCCCGTGGTCGCTTGCGGATTGCTCGAATGGCGCTCGGTGCACCCGGCGCGCCTGCATCTGCTGAAAATTCCTCTCGGCGCACTGGGTCATCGATTGCGGGAAATGCACAACGCCAATGAAGTCATGAGCCAGATGCTGCAAAGCGCCAAGGTCGCGTACTGGTGCATCGAGTTCGCCGAGGCGGTGGACATCAACACCTCCCCCGACGAAATCGTGCGCCAGGTGTTCGAAAACGACTCCCATTGGCGACTGTGCAATCGCGCCATGGCCGACGTGTATGAAATGCCTTCGGATGTCGATTTCAACCAGCAACCGGTGCGCCTGTACTGGCCGCGCAGCCCGGCCAACGAAGAGTTTGTGCGGCGCCTGATCGAAGCCGGTTTCCACGTGGACTGCGCGCTGTCGGTGGATCGCCGGCACGACGGCTCGCCGGCCTATGTCGAGAATGATGTGCGCGCGACCATCGTCAACGGCCATCTGTTGCGCATGTGGGGCAGCATTCGCGATGTCAGTCAGGAACTGCGCATGCAGCACGACGCCGAGCAGCGCATCGACGCCTTGCGCCGGGTGTTCGATGCGGTGCCTGACGCGGTGCTGGTGATCGATGAGCACTTGCAACCGCAATGGCGCAACGCAGCGTTCGAAGAAACCTTTGGCATCACCCATGGCGACGGCATCGCTCGGCTGCTGCTGGACAACGCCCTGCCCGAACGCACCTGGCACAGCCTGCCCTTGCCCGACTTGAGCGGACGCCAGCTGAATTTCAATGTGCATTGCTCGCGCATCCTGATTCGTGAAGGCGTGGCCTGGCGGGTGGCGGTGCTTCGCGAAAGTCAGGGCGTGCGCCGTGCCGAAGAGTTGCACCCATGA
- a CDS encoding LysR family transcriptional regulator, with translation MDIFQTMRCFVAVAQTGSFTAAAQILDTTTTNVSKAVTSLEARLKTRLINRTTRRLALTEAGVRYLQRCEKILDEMREADEEAGTAHTTPVGRLKIHAMSAIGNHYVIDAIAKYRETHPSVMFDLTVTNRLPDLLEEGYDMSIVLARDLPDSGFVAQRLGITYSILCASPVYLKKRGCPESPTALGEHDCLRIVNTVMPVENWAFEGPDGVETVNIPVSPFHVNTADAMTVAITNGMGIGIQPIASAVDGLRAGTLVRVLPEYHFEEFNLFAIYPSRKFVDAKIKTWVEFLKDYIPVLLASDEAIAGSAAGR, from the coding sequence ATGGACATTTTCCAGACCATGCGTTGTTTCGTCGCCGTCGCTCAAACCGGCAGCTTCACGGCGGCGGCGCAGATACTGGACACCACCACGACCAACGTGTCCAAAGCGGTGACCAGTCTGGAGGCCAGGCTGAAAACCCGCCTGATCAATCGCACTACCCGGCGCCTGGCGTTGACCGAAGCCGGGGTTCGCTACTTGCAGCGCTGCGAGAAAATTCTGGATGAGATGCGTGAAGCCGACGAGGAAGCGGGCACCGCTCATACCACCCCGGTGGGCAGGCTGAAGATTCACGCGATGTCCGCCATCGGCAATCATTACGTGATCGATGCCATTGCCAAATACAGGGAGACGCATCCGTCGGTGATGTTCGACCTGACCGTGACCAATCGACTGCCTGACTTGCTGGAGGAGGGGTATGACATGTCGATTGTGCTGGCGCGGGATCTGCCCGATTCAGGGTTTGTCGCGCAAAGGCTTGGCATCACTTACAGCATTCTCTGCGCCTCGCCGGTGTACTTGAAGAAACGTGGCTGTCCGGAGTCTCCAACGGCGCTTGGCGAACATGATTGTTTGCGGATCGTGAATACGGTCATGCCGGTTGAAAACTGGGCATTCGAAGGGCCTGATGGCGTGGAGACGGTGAACATTCCGGTCTCTCCGTTTCACGTCAACACGGCCGATGCAATGACTGTCGCGATCACAAACGGGATGGGGATCGGTATTCAACCGATTGCATCTGCCGTTGACGGTCTGAGAGCAGGCACGTTAGTGCGTGTATTGCCGGAGTATCACTTTGAAGAGTTCAACTTGTTTGCGATCTACCCGTCACGAAAGTTCGTGGACGCAAAGATAAAGACATGGGTGGAATTTCTGAAGGATTACATACCGGTGTTATTGGCATCCGATGAAGCGATCGCCGGTTCAGCCGCCGGGCGCTGA
- a CDS encoding nuclear transport factor 2 family protein — MSGLKLHPNAAASLNQWHAMIREGDLQALPALLDPNAVFRSPMAHTPYPGAQVVTMILTTVFNVFEDFTYHRELATADGLNVVLEFSAKVGGKALKGIDMIRFDEQGKIVEFEVMVRPMSGLQALGEEMGRRLGAYLAASKA; from the coding sequence ATGTCCGGACTGAAACTGCACCCCAACGCAGCTGCCTCCTTGAATCAATGGCACGCCATGATCCGCGAGGGTGACCTGCAAGCCCTGCCCGCCTTGCTGGACCCGAACGCGGTGTTCCGCTCACCGATGGCGCACACACCGTACCCGGGCGCCCAGGTGGTCACGATGATTCTGACCACGGTGTTTAACGTCTTTGAAGATTTCACCTACCACCGCGAATTGGCGACTGCGGACGGCTTGAATGTCGTCCTCGAATTCAGCGCCAAGGTCGGCGGAAAAGCGCTCAAGGGCATCGACATGATCCGCTTCGACGAGCAAGGCAAAATCGTCGAATTCGAAGTCATGGTTCGTCCGATGAGCGGTTTGCAGGCCCTGGGCGAAGAAATGGGCCGCCGCCTCGGTGCTTATCTGGCGGCCAGCAAGGCCTGA
- a CDS encoding sigma-54 interaction domain-containing protein, which produces MKDKNLPPTLQMGMRSSVNVSSEVLGALLETPALHALLDSFSDALIVTDGEGRVRFLNLAAERVNRVSRQQASGLSDSEFYQRSALNYDDFQAALNRGGNSALTRSREGRVLLSSTHAIPTGAYEKPFRMLTQKDFDGSQPQRRASLGNRPVETQGLRDPQDNALHLSPQLSSIADTGVRAFRRRARLLLLGEPGVGKTAIARHIHRAAGWGDRPFIHVNCGSIPESLFESEMFGYERGAFTGALQGGKQGYIEAASGGTLFLDEIGEIPLHVQAKLLKFLEDSTIQSVGSPLSKTVQVQVIAATNKDLRHLVSIGEFRADLYYRLAVLPVEIPPLRQHRDDLPFLIDILLSRINGDREPSLSLSAGCRKRLLGYDYPGNIRELVNIFERLAVLADDEAQEHHLPAELLDPVRPQERAKPVMADEEETEQNLKLQVQHFERQVILRAVHVCGSKRKAAVHLGIDIGTLIRKLQRD; this is translated from the coding sequence ATGAAAGACAAGAACCTGCCACCCACGCTGCAAATGGGCATGCGCTCTTCGGTCAACGTCAGCAGTGAAGTGCTGGGCGCCTTGCTGGAGACTCCCGCACTGCACGCCTTGCTCGACAGCTTCAGTGACGCGCTGATCGTGACGGACGGTGAAGGCCGGGTGCGCTTTCTCAACCTCGCCGCCGAGCGGGTCAACCGGGTGTCCCGCCAGCAAGCCAGCGGTTTGTCCGACAGTGAGTTTTACCAACGCTCGGCGCTGAATTACGACGATTTTCAGGCGGCGCTGAATCGCGGCGGCAATAGCGCGCTTACCCGTTCGCGGGAAGGTCGGGTGCTGCTCAGCAGCACCCACGCCATTCCCACCGGGGCCTACGAAAAACCGTTCAGGATGCTGACCCAGAAAGACTTCGACGGCAGCCAGCCGCAGCGTCGCGCCTCACTGGGCAACCGGCCGGTGGAAACCCAGGGCCTGCGCGATCCACAGGACAACGCATTGCATTTGTCGCCGCAGCTCTCGAGCATCGCCGATACCGGCGTGCGCGCATTCCGGCGGCGTGCGCGGTTGCTGCTGCTGGGCGAACCGGGCGTCGGCAAGACCGCCATCGCACGGCACATCCACCGCGCCGCCGGTTGGGGTGATCGGCCATTCATTCACGTCAACTGCGGGAGCATCCCGGAGAGCCTGTTCGAATCGGAGATGTTCGGCTACGAACGCGGCGCCTTCACTGGCGCGTTGCAGGGTGGCAAGCAAGGTTATATCGAGGCCGCTTCGGGCGGGACGCTGTTCCTTGACGAGATCGGTGAAATCCCGTTGCACGTGCAGGCCAAACTGCTGAAGTTTCTTGAAGACAGCACCATCCAGTCGGTCGGTTCACCGTTGAGCAAAACGGTGCAGGTGCAGGTCATTGCCGCCACCAACAAAGACTTGCGTCACTTGGTGAGCATCGGTGAGTTTCGCGCCGACCTCTACTATCGCCTGGCGGTCCTGCCGGTAGAAATTCCACCGCTGCGCCAGCACCGGGATGACTTGCCGTTCCTCATCGACATTCTGCTGAGTCGCATCAATGGCGACCGCGAGCCGTCACTGAGCCTGTCCGCCGGTTGCCGCAAGCGGCTGTTGGGTTACGACTACCCCGGCAACATCCGCGAACTGGTGAACATCTTCGAACGGCTGGCGGTGCTCGCTGACGATGAAGCCCAGGAGCATCATCTGCCGGCTGAACTGCTCGACCCGGTGCGCCCTCAGGAGCGGGCAAAACCAGTGATGGCCGACGAAGAGGAGACGGAGCAAAACCTCAAGCTGCAGGTTCAGCATTTCGAACGCCAGGTCATTCTCAGGGCCGTGCATGTGTGCGGCAGCAAACGTAAAGCGGCGGTGCACCTGGGGATCGACATCGGGACGTTGATTCGCAAGCTCCAGCGCGACTGA